From Lasioglossum baleicum chromosome 2, iyLasBale1, whole genome shotgun sequence, a single genomic window includes:
- the LOC143219498 gene encoding uncharacterized protein LOC143219498 has protein sequence MSTQIMQNLVPSRCRPSTPFLNIGIDYAGPYLVRDAAGRGKKSHKAYIAVFVCLATRAIHLELVHEGSTAAFLAALDRFISRRGIPKTITSDNGTNFIGAARELAQDFSTITESSELQKHCGDLRIQWSFYPPGAPHHGGMQEAAVRSVKHHLRRIMGCFTPTAEEFTTLLCKVEATLNSRPITRVRDDPECLEILTPGHFLTGGPLNSRPIPSVAEEPISHLSRWQQIQNFHERLWKIWSREYLQELQSRYKWRDQKDQLSIDDVVLVEKPILPPNRWEMGRIIKTFPDDAGNTGIVQVHTKTSCYRRPITRLCKLPVN, from the coding sequence ATGTCCACGCAAATTATGCAAAACCTCGTGCCTTCCCGCTGTCGACCATCCACCCCGTTTCTCAACATCGGGATAGATTACGCGGGACCGTATTTAGTACGCGATGCTGCGGGTCGCGGAAAGAAATCGCACAAGGCTTATATCGCCGTATTTGTTTGCTTGGCAACTCGAGCAATACATTTAGAGTTGGTCCACGAGGGCTCTACGGCAGCATTCCTCGCTGCCCTCGATCGATTCATTTCTCGTCGCGGGATACCGAAAACCATAACAAGCGACAACGGAACAAACTTCATCGGAGCGGCACGGGAGCTCGCGCAAGATTTTTCCACGATCACCGAATCGTCAGAATTACAGAAGCACTGCGGTGATCTGCGCATTCAATGGTCCTTCTACCCCCCTGGAGCACCGCATCACGGAGGCATGCAGGAGGCGGCCGTCCGCTCTGTAAAACACCATCTTCGGCGTATCATGGGATGCTTCACGCCAACCGCCGAAGAGTTTACAACGTTGCTCTGCAAGGTCGAGGCCACGCTGAACTCCCGACCGATCACCCGGGTGCGAGACGATCCAGAATGTTTGGAAATATTAACTCCAGGGCATTTTCTAACGGGCGGCCCATTGAATTCGCGACCAATTCCATCGGTAGCCGAAGAGCCAATCTCGCATCTGTCGAGATGGCAGCAGATTCAAAACTTCCACGAACGCTTGTGGAAGATATGGTCACGCGAGTACCTTCAAGAGCTACAGTCACGATACAAATGGCGAGACCAAAAGGACCAGTTGTCCATCGACGACGTCGTGCTCGTCGAGAAGCCTATTTTACCCCCGAACCGGTGGGAAATGGGCAGGATTATAAAAACCTTCCCAGATGACGCAGGCAACACCGGCATAGTACAAGTGCATACGAAAACCTCTTGTTACCGTCGACCTATTACGCGGTTATGTAAATTACCGGTAAATTAA